One genomic window of Deltaproteobacteria bacterium includes the following:
- a CDS encoding PIG-L family deacetylase has protein sequence MRKRILFLLAHPDDETFGTGGTIARYASAGEEVHLATATRGEAGMVGDPPVTDREHLGEVRAGELMAAAEILGIAKVHFLGFLDGELVNVPREQLVERAVEVIRRVRPHVLVGFGPEGVSRHADHKVMCEVALSAFDRSADSTWYPGDGAPVWAPLKLYQFEIAQEFFAGWDAPLFGVPHARLTAFIDTSEQVETKIRAFHCHKTQAKDIRRLLERPGYREFARQETYVLARTRLPGLPLPEDDLLAGIPDE, from the coding sequence ATGCGGAAAAGGATCCTGTTCCTGTTGGCGCACCCCGACGACGAGACGTTCGGCACCGGCGGGACGATCGCGCGGTATGCCAGTGCGGGGGAAGAGGTGCACCTGGCGACGGCGACCCGGGGGGAGGCCGGGATGGTCGGCGATCCCCCGGTGACCGATCGGGAACACCTCGGGGAGGTGCGCGCCGGGGAGCTGATGGCGGCGGCGGAGATCCTCGGGATCGCCAAGGTCCACTTCCTCGGGTTCCTCGACGGGGAGTTGGTGAACGTGCCCCGGGAGCAGCTGGTGGAGCGCGCCGTCGAGGTGATCCGACGGGTGCGCCCCCACGTCCTTGTGGGATTCGGCCCCGAGGGGGTGTCGCGCCACGCCGACCACAAGGTCATGTGCGAGGTGGCCCTGTCCGCCTTCGACCGCTCCGCCGATTCGACGTGGTACCCCGGCGACGGCGCCCCCGTCTGGGCGCCCCTCAAGCTGTATCAATTCGAGATCGCGCAGGAGTTCTTCGCGGGGTGGGACGCCCCCCTTTTCGGGGTTCCACACGCGAGACTTACCGCCTTCATCGACACCTCGGAACAGGTGGAGACGAAGATCCGCGCCTTCCATTGCCACAAGACCCAGGCGAAGGACATCCGACGGCTCCTCGAGCGTCCCGGCTACCGGGAGTTCGCGCGGCAGGAAACGTACGTCCTTGCCAGGACGCGGCTTCCCGGGCTACCCTTGCCCGAGGACGACCTGCTGGCAGGGATTCCGGACGAGTAA
- a CDS encoding ammonium transporter has protein sequence MNTGDTAWLLVSAALVMFMTPGLALFYGGMVRRKNILGTIVQSLVLIGLISVEWALVGYSMAFGPDHGGIIGDLSWFGLSGVGLAPFKGYAATVPHQAFMIYQMMFAVITPALITGAFAERFRFSTFLVFSLLWSLLVYNPVAHWVWGIGGWIRNMGALDFAGGTVVHITSGVSALAAALVVGKRKGFGSDNMAPHNLPMTVTGAAILWFGWFGFNAGSALAAGELSTSAFVATHLAAASATLSWIFTEWVHRRKPTVLGAASGCVAGLVAITPASGFVTPLSAMAIGVAAGAICYGAVMMKGRLGYDDALDVVGVHCVGGTLGALATGLLATTVVNAGGANGLFYGNAKLLAIQALAVAAVLIYSFVVTYGLLKVLDKLMGLRVSREDEMMGLDLSEHGEAGYNW, from the coding sequence ATGAACACTGGTGACACCGCCTGGCTGCTCGTGTCCGCGGCCCTGGTCATGTTCATGACACCGGGGCTTGCGCTGTTCTACGGGGGGATGGTCCGCAGGAAGAACATTCTGGGGACGATCGTCCAATCGCTCGTCCTGATCGGCCTCATCAGCGTGGAGTGGGCGCTGGTCGGCTACAGCATGGCCTTCGGGCCTGATCACGGGGGGATCATCGGCGACCTCTCCTGGTTCGGGCTCTCCGGGGTCGGGCTCGCGCCGTTCAAGGGGTACGCGGCGACGGTTCCCCACCAGGCCTTCATGATCTACCAGATGATGTTCGCGGTCATCACCCCGGCGCTGATCACCGGGGCGTTCGCGGAGCGGTTCCGTTTCTCGACCTTCCTCGTTTTCAGCCTGCTGTGGTCCTTGCTGGTGTACAACCCCGTGGCCCACTGGGTGTGGGGGATCGGCGGATGGATCCGGAACATGGGCGCCCTCGACTTCGCCGGGGGCACGGTCGTCCACATCACCTCCGGGGTCTCGGCGCTGGCGGCGGCCCTGGTCGTGGGGAAAAGGAAGGGGTTCGGGTCGGACAACATGGCGCCGCACAACCTGCCGATGACGGTGACCGGCGCCGCCATCCTCTGGTTCGGATGGTTCGGGTTCAATGCCGGAAGCGCCCTCGCGGCGGGGGAACTCTCCACGAGCGCCTTCGTGGCCACTCACCTCGCGGCGGCGTCCGCGACCCTCTCGTGGATCTTCACGGAGTGGGTTCACCGACGCAAGCCTACCGTCCTCGGGGCGGCCTCCGGGTGCGTCGCCGGACTGGTGGCGATCACGCCCGCTTCCGGGTTCGTCACGCCGCTTTCGGCGATGGCGATCGGCGTGGCGGCGGGAGCGATCTGCTACGGCGCCGTGATGATGAAGGGGCGTCTCGGGTACGACGACGCCCTCGACGTCGTCGGCGTCCACTGCGTGGGCGGAACGTTGGGTGCGTTGGCCACGGGGTTGCTCGCCACCACGGTGGTCAACGCGGGCGGGGCGAACGGCCTCTTTTACGGGAACGCGAAGCTGCTTGCGATCCAGGCGCTGGCGGTGGCGGCCGTGCTGATCTACTCCTTCGTCGTGACCTACGGGCTGCTCAAGGTTCTCGACAAGCTCATGGGGCTTCGCGTCTCGCGGGAAGACGAGATGATGGGGCTGGACCTCTCGGAGCACGGCGAGGCCGGGTACAACTGGTAG
- the acsB gene encoding acetyl-CoA decarbonylase/synthase complex subunit alpha/beta: MHESLFAACLRGADAVLSLTRTTLDAAVARRGKDAPLAYPDTAYELPVAFGLTDLRVATLADAGPVLDLARTLVRDGATASNALDAGAATLLAADVLGALSHEKGNPYPPPAVGFVPDSTLRKLGIYLVDGSVPGVAVVIGKATDPAAAAAMVRQFQEIGLLVFLAGDVVPQLDAQGVKLGEDFKTFPLGPLPAVIHAVNFAVRAGLTFGGIGRGQGAAMLSYLANRVKAFVCALGPLDDVALAIAAGAMKAGLTVLSDQPVPEIPGLLLSRPAGDEMVRAGMEARGIKVKMVKVPIPIAFGPAFEGERIRKADTHIEFGGGRSVAYELVRSAPPEEVHDREIVVDGPDLRGLPKGSVLPLGIVVRVAGARMQHDFESVLERRIHRIVNYGEGTMHVAQRDTTWIRVSTEAVGKGFSLADLGLMLYAKLHADFENIVDKVSVSITTRPEDVQAGLAGARAAYAERDARARTLTDDAVSEFYSCTLCQSFAPNHVCIVSPERLGLCGAINWLDGKAGFEITPTGPNQPVLKGAVRDAVKGSFDGVNAFVRENSRNTVTEMNLYSIMESPMTSCGCFECVLAIIPEANGVMAVNREFTGQETPCGMGFSTLAGSVGGGVQTPGFMGVGKHYLLSRKFLGAEGGLARVVWMTREMKETLGPLLRERAAEIGMPDLVDQIADETVAVTPEALVEHLVKVGHPALKLPPLL; encoded by the coding sequence ATGCACGAATCGCTGTTTGCCGCCTGCCTGCGCGGCGCCGATGCCGTCCTCTCCCTCACCCGAACCACCCTCGACGCCGCCGTGGCCCGCCGCGGGAAAGACGCGCCGCTGGCGTACCCCGATACCGCCTACGAACTTCCGGTCGCCTTCGGGCTGACCGACCTTCGGGTAGCGACCCTGGCCGACGCCGGACCGGTGCTCGACCTGGCGCGGACGCTCGTGAGGGACGGCGCCACGGCTTCGAACGCGCTCGACGCCGGCGCGGCCACGCTCCTGGCCGCGGACGTGCTCGGGGCGCTCTCCCACGAAAAAGGGAACCCGTACCCGCCCCCCGCGGTCGGCTTCGTCCCCGATTCCACCCTTCGCAAACTCGGGATCTATCTTGTGGACGGCTCCGTTCCAGGGGTCGCCGTGGTGATCGGAAAGGCCACGGATCCCGCGGCCGCGGCGGCGATGGTCCGGCAGTTCCAGGAGATCGGGCTCCTCGTCTTCCTCGCGGGGGACGTGGTCCCGCAGCTCGACGCGCAGGGAGTGAAACTCGGGGAGGATTTCAAGACGTTCCCGCTGGGGCCGCTCCCCGCGGTGATCCACGCCGTCAACTTCGCCGTCCGCGCGGGGCTCACCTTCGGCGGAATCGGCCGCGGCCAGGGAGCCGCGATGCTCTCCTATCTCGCCAACCGCGTGAAGGCATTCGTGTGCGCCCTCGGGCCCCTGGACGACGTCGCCCTGGCGATCGCCGCGGGCGCGATGAAGGCGGGGCTGACGGTCCTGTCCGATCAACCCGTGCCGGAAATCCCCGGGCTGCTCCTCTCGCGCCCCGCGGGCGACGAAATGGTTCGCGCGGGGATGGAGGCGCGGGGCATCAAGGTGAAGATGGTCAAGGTGCCGATCCCCATCGCCTTCGGTCCCGCCTTCGAAGGGGAGCGGATCCGGAAGGCCGACACGCACATCGAGTTCGGCGGCGGGCGCTCCGTGGCCTACGAACTCGTCCGCAGCGCCCCCCCGGAAGAGGTGCACGACCGGGAGATCGTCGTGGACGGCCCCGATCTCCGGGGGCTGCCGAAAGGGAGCGTCCTCCCGCTGGGGATCGTCGTCCGGGTCGCCGGCGCGCGGATGCAGCACGACTTCGAATCGGTCCTCGAGCGCCGCATCCACCGGATCGTCAATTACGGCGAGGGAACGATGCACGTCGCCCAGCGGGACACCACCTGGATCCGCGTCTCGACGGAGGCGGTCGGGAAGGGATTCTCCCTCGCGGACCTCGGCCTCATGCTCTACGCCAAGCTGCACGCGGACTTCGAGAACATCGTGGACAAGGTGTCGGTTTCGATCACGACCCGACCGGAGGATGTGCAGGCGGGGCTGGCCGGGGCGCGGGCCGCCTACGCCGAGCGGGACGCGCGGGCGCGCACGCTGACCGACGACGCCGTCTCCGAGTTCTACTCCTGCACCCTGTGCCAGTCGTTCGCCCCCAACCACGTCTGCATCGTCTCCCCCGAGCGCCTCGGACTGTGCGGAGCGATCAATTGGCTCGACGGGAAGGCGGGGTTCGAGATCACCCCGACCGGCCCCAACCAGCCGGTGCTGAAGGGAGCGGTCCGGGACGCGGTAAAGGGATCGTTCGACGGGGTGAACGCGTTCGTCCGGGAGAATTCGCGCAACACCGTGACCGAGATGAACCTCTACTCCATCATGGAGTCGCCGATGACCTCGTGCGGCTGCTTCGAATGCGTCCTCGCCATCATCCCCGAGGCGAACGGCGTGATGGCGGTCAACCGCGAGTTCACCGGACAGGAAACGCCGTGCGGGATGGGGTTCTCCACCCTGGCCGGTTCCGTCGGGGGCGGCGTGCAGACCCCGGGCTTCATGGGCGTGGGGAAACATTACCTGCTGAGCCGGAAATTCCTCGGGGCCGAGGGGGGCCTTGCGCGCGTCGTCTGGATGACCCGGGAGATGAAGGAAACCCTCGGGCCGCTCCTGCGGGAGCGGGCGGCGGAGATCGGGATGCCCGACCTCGTCGATCAGATCGCGGACGAAACGGTCGCGGTGACGCCCGAAGCGCTTGTCGAACACCTGGTGAAGGTGGGACACCCCGCCCTCAAGCTCCCTCCCCTGCTTTGA
- a CDS encoding acetyl-CoA decarbonylase/synthase complex subunit delta (part of a complex that catalyzes the cleavage of acetyl-CoA), producing MTLPAGPGGTPVTVGGQNALPLLPEGEHPNAPAVGMEVRTGPQEIPPALAGTIGAFAGDPAAMARKCAGDWGARFLFLSLAGCHPDAGGQSVSFGAAVVREVLSATPAPVIVGGCGDEEVDALLFPAVAEAAGRPVFLSYAEEKNHRLVAGAALAYGHGVVAWSPIDINMAKQMNLLLADLGFPPDRVLIDPLTGGLGYGMEYTFSIVERIRLAGLSGDAALARPVLCHLGDAWKAREATDASEGTWGDFDLRGRRWEETTGLACLAAGADLLVCRHPSTVARLSGAAWR from the coding sequence GTGACGCTGCCCGCCGGGCCGGGGGGAACTCCCGTCACCGTGGGAGGGCAGAACGCCTTGCCGCTCCTGCCGGAGGGGGAACACCCCAACGCGCCCGCGGTGGGAATGGAGGTTCGCACGGGGCCGCAGGAGATCCCCCCCGCGCTGGCCGGGACGATCGGGGCCTTCGCCGGCGATCCCGCCGCGATGGCCCGCAAGTGCGCGGGCGACTGGGGGGCGCGCTTCCTCTTCCTCTCCCTTGCAGGCTGCCATCCCGACGCGGGGGGGCAGAGCGTGTCCTTCGGTGCGGCCGTCGTCCGGGAGGTGCTCTCCGCCACGCCCGCCCCGGTGATCGTGGGGGGATGCGGCGACGAGGAGGTGGACGCCTTGCTCTTCCCCGCCGTCGCGGAGGCGGCCGGTCGGCCGGTCTTCCTCTCGTACGCGGAGGAGAAGAATCACCGGCTCGTCGCGGGCGCGGCGCTGGCGTACGGCCACGGCGTGGTCGCCTGGTCCCCCATCGACATCAACATGGCCAAGCAGATGAACCTCCTCCTCGCGGACCTCGGGTTCCCCCCCGATCGCGTCCTCATCGACCCGCTGACGGGAGGTCTCGGCTACGGGATGGAATACACCTTCTCCATCGTCGAGCGGATCCGCCTTGCCGGCCTCTCGGGGGATGCCGCGCTCGCCCGCCCGGTGCTGTGCCACCTCGGGGACGCGTGGAAGGCGCGGGAGGCGACCGACGCGTCGGAAGGGACCTGGGGCGACTTCGACCTGCGCGGGCGCCGATGGGAGGAGACGACGGGCCTCGCGTGCCTGGCGGCCGGGGCCGACCTGCTCGTTTGCCGCCACCCTTCGACCGTCGCGCGCCTGTCGGGGGCCGCGTGGCGCTGA
- the acsC gene encoding acetyl-CoA decarbonylase/synthase complex subunit gamma, translated as MALTAIDIYKLLPKTNCRECGQSTCLAFAMQIAAGKASIDLCPPASEEAREKLSAAAAPPLPKVTIGTGEREVVLGDETVLFRHEKTFYHPTAIAVSIRDDASDEEFASRLAAIRRLSFERVGQRISVDLVALRCVSGNADRYARAAAAALEATGLPLVLLAPAGPLAAAVEAVAPSRPLLAPPPEDLVPAAKLAAERKLPLRVRARGIEGLSVALADARAAGATSLVADPSPETPREAVSFATTLRRLAILSRNRDFAYPSAFDLGGGFPDPFLAAALLVAKYGSLLVLDSADPADLLPLLTLRQNLFTDPQRPIQVEPGVYPIGIPSGSSPVIITTNFSLTYFTVRGDVEAAKVPAHLLIADVDGMSVLTAWAAGKFTGESIAKMLAECGIEEKVTHRTLILPGMVARLSGRIEELSGWRVLVGPQESSALPSYLRRLPPGAFLPVHA; from the coding sequence GTGGCGCTGACCGCGATCGACATCTACAAACTGCTGCCGAAGACCAACTGCAGGGAGTGCGGCCAGTCGACCTGCCTGGCCTTCGCGATGCAGATCGCCGCCGGGAAGGCGTCGATCGACCTTTGTCCGCCCGCCTCGGAAGAGGCCAGGGAGAAGCTGTCGGCCGCCGCTGCGCCGCCGCTGCCGAAGGTGACGATCGGGACCGGGGAACGCGAGGTCGTCCTCGGCGACGAGACGGTCCTCTTCCGGCACGAGAAGACCTTCTACCACCCGACGGCGATCGCCGTTTCGATCCGGGACGACGCGTCGGACGAGGAGTTCGCTTCGCGGCTCGCGGCGATCCGGCGCCTCTCGTTCGAGCGGGTCGGCCAGCGGATCTCCGTCGACCTCGTCGCCCTCCGCTGCGTCTCGGGAAACGCGGACCGGTACGCCCGCGCGGCCGCCGCCGCGCTCGAGGCGACGGGGCTCCCCCTCGTTCTCCTCGCCCCGGCGGGACCGCTCGCGGCGGCGGTCGAGGCGGTGGCGCCTTCCCGGCCGCTCCTCGCGCCCCCCCCGGAGGATCTCGTCCCGGCAGCGAAGCTCGCGGCGGAAAGGAAACTCCCCCTGCGGGTGCGGGCCCGGGGGATCGAGGGACTCTCCGTCGCGCTGGCCGACGCCCGCGCCGCCGGGGCAACCTCGCTGGTCGCCGATCCCTCCCCGGAGACGCCCCGGGAGGCCGTGTCCTTTGCCACGACCTTGCGGCGGCTGGCGATCCTCTCGAGAAACCGCGATTTCGCGTACCCCTCGGCGTTCGACCTCGGCGGCGGGTTCCCGGACCCGTTCCTCGCCGCGGCGCTCCTCGTGGCGAAGTACGGCTCGCTCCTCGTGCTGGACTCCGCGGACCCGGCGGACCTGCTTCCGCTGCTCACGCTGCGGCAAAACCTGTTCACCGACCCGCAGCGGCCGATCCAGGTGGAGCCGGGCGTCTACCCGATCGGGATCCCGTCCGGATCGTCGCCCGTCATCATCACCACCAACTTCTCCCTCACCTACTTCACCGTCCGCGGCGACGTCGAGGCGGCGAAGGTCCCCGCGCACCTCCTCATCGCCGACGTCGACGGCATGTCGGTGCTTACCGCGTGGGCCGCCGGGAAGTTCACGGGGGAGTCGATCGCGAAGATGCTCGCCGAGTGCGGGATCGAGGAAAAGGTGACCCACCGGACCCTCATCCTTCCCGGCATGGTCGCGCGCCTCTCCGGCCGGATCGAGGAGCTGTCCGGGTGGCGGGTCCTCGTCGGCCCGCAGGAGTCGTCCGCCCTCCCGTCGTACCTGCGCCGCCTCCCGCCGGGGGCCTTCCTCCCCGTTCATGCCTGA